The following coding sequences lie in one Eleginops maclovinus isolate JMC-PN-2008 ecotype Puerto Natales chromosome 21, JC_Emac_rtc_rv5, whole genome shotgun sequence genomic window:
- the prdm14 gene encoding PR domain zinc finger protein 14: protein MSVSLSSLPAVLRERSCFQASIMKGYPLHHPHHPPPHYMDFFQHNLLHPLKSLGRLVSDSLQGGGPPPFHLQEHIFSSSSYLTSAPMSSDICSPVSESLSSSSSSSSSPPKDTLLRPRSAEMPRENRGSFNFSEEQLFMVLYGYSGGPERSGGHAISGLTLPEKTVSDFHILPLDKDTLELPEGLTLVQAAWGDVSHCGVFTDSSSIPKGTRFGPFRGKLVNTSEIKTYDDNTLMWEVFENGRLSHFVDGRGGSGNWMSLVKCARFPEEQNLTAVQVQGQIFYEACKEIRPGQELLVWYGDCYMQFLGIPLTLKDPRNDGNSPVEPPSEDSGEGFKCDRCGKVFAYKYYRDKHLKYTRCVDQGDRKFPCHLCSRSFEKRDRLRIHILHVHEKHRPHKCSVCGKSFSQSSSLNKHMRVHSGERPYKCVYCNKAFTASSILRTHIRQHSGERPFKCAHCGKAFASHAAHDSHVRRTHAKDKPPPCELCGANFQEEKELKLHMKSHHDRPVLPSTALPISPDTGHLEKENPKSQKTFPHSGITVLNQEYRPWN from the exons atgTCGGTGTCCCTGTCCTCCCTCCCGGCGGTGCTGAGGGAGAGGAGCTGCTTCCAGGCCTCCATAATGAAGGGCTACCCTCTCCATCACCCCCATCACCCTCCCCCCCACTACATGGACTTCTTTCAGCACAACCTCCTCCACCCGCTGAAGTCTCTGGGCCGCCTGGTGTCCGACTCCCTGCAGGGAGGAGGACCCCCACCTTTCCACCTGCAGGAGcacatcttctcctcctcctcctacctGACTTCAGCCCCCATGTCCTCAGACATCTGCAGCCCGGTCAGTGAGagcctctcctcttcctcctcatcctcgtcCTCTCCACCCAAAGACACCCTCCTCCGGCCCCGCAGTGCAGAAATGCCCAGGGAGAACCGGGGCTCCTTTAACTTCAGCGAGGAGCAGCTCTTCATGGTGCTGTACGGATACTCCGGGGGTCCAGAGAGGAGCGGGGGCCACGCCATCTCCGGACTCACCCTGCCCGAGAAGACCG TTTCTGACTTCCACATCCTCCCACTGGACAAAGACACCCTCGAGCTTCCAGAAG GGCTGACCCTGGTGCAAGCGGCCTGGGGAGACGTGTCCCACTGTGGTGTgttcactgacagcagcagcatcccCAAGGGGACAAGGTTCGGACCCTTCAGAGGGAAACTGGTGAACACCAGCGAGATCAAAACGTACGACGACAACACGCTGATGTGGGAG gtgtTTGAGAACGGCCGGCTGAGTCACTTTGTGGACGGCCGGGGGGGCTCGGGGAACTGGATGTCCCTGGTGAAGTGTGCTCGGTTCCCGGAGGAGCAGAACCTGACGGCGGTGCAGGTCCAGGGTCAGATCTTCTACGAGGCCTGCAAAGAGATCCGGCCCGGGCAGGAGCTGCTGGTCTGGTACGGAGACTGCTACATGCAGTTCCTCGGAATCCCCCTCACCCTGAAGGACCCCCGAAATGATGGCAACAGCCCCGTGGAACCCCCCTCTGAAG ATTCTGGGGAGGGGTTCAAGTGCGACCGCTGTGGGAAGGTGTTTGCCTACAAGTACTACAGAGACAAGCACCTGAAGTACACCCGCTGCGTGGACCAGGGCGACAGGAAGTTCCCCTGCCACCTCTGCAGCAGGTCCTTCGAGAAGAGGGACCGGCTGAGGATCCACATCCTGCACGTGCACGAGAAACACCGGCCTCAcaag tgcTCGGTGTGTGGGAAGAGCTTCTCCCAGTCCTCCAGTCTCAACAAACACATGAGGGTTCACTCCGGAGAGAGACCCTACAAGTGTGTGTACTGCAACAAG GCCTTCACTGCCTCCTCCATCCTGCGCACACACATCCGGCAGCACTCCGGGGAGCGGCCCTTCAAGTGCGCGCACTGCGGGAAGGCCTTCGCCTCGCACGCGGCTCACGACAGCCACGTACGGCGGACTCACGCGAAAGACAAGCCCCCCCCCTGCGAGCTGTGCGGGGCCAACTtccaggaggagaaggagctcAAGCTCCACATGAAGAGCCACCATG ACAGACCGGTCCTGCCCAGCACTGCTCTTCCCATTTCTCCGGACACTGGACATCTGGAGAAGGAAAATCCCAAATCACAGAAGACGTTTCCTCACAGCGGGATCACGGTTTTAAATCAGGAATACCGGCCCTGGAATTAG